Part of the Chelmon rostratus isolate fCheRos1 chromosome 13, fCheRos1.pri, whole genome shotgun sequence genome is shown below.
CtgacagttacattatgtataGAAAAGAGTTGTGATTCACAGAACACgcccaaatacctattagtcattagGTTTTTAGATATAGAATGATGGTAAATATTTACACTTAGCCTACCACATACAAGTAAATGAACATAAACAGCAGGAAAATCTGGTAGATATTCAGGGCTCCAGCCTGTTAACCCCTTAATGCTGATTGTCGTGAATTTGcatgcttaaatgcaagcattaacgcctgttgtcgctaatttgcatcatacctacatttatatctattgtatgtgctacagaaaaattaacaaactcctcttaatttaggaattaattaataattctaaataaattcaggcgtcaaggggttaaaggAACATTATGCAACTATTGTACCTTAAATGAGCAGCTTCTTTTTGTGTAACTTGGTTGGACTGGGTACGATATTGTGTgtaacattttcacacacactacacaccACCAGCTACTGCTCAGCTAATTCAGCTAAGAAGAAGCTAGCTCGGTGTTATCACACTTATCGTTTTCTCCATGCTCACAAAATATGACAGCTATCGTACCACACTGAATTTGATGAGTGTAGCATTTATTAGATCACAAATGAGACAAGAATTAGGTTGGAAAAATGCCATTAGAAGAGTGTTTCTGGTGTCTGTGACTGACTGATTACTGTACAAGAACGCAACTGATGGACAGACAACTTGTACGGCTGCTAAAGTATTCCTAACTGCTACTTGCTGCTAACTGTACCTGCTGTtggctagttagctcagttggCTGAACAGCTAGCGAGTTTATTCGCTGACATTGGCTAAACTGGGAGCTCGGAGCActgtttgttggtgtttacaccgCTAGTGTGGGGGGCGAGGTGGACCCGGTTCGGAATGCTGGAGGGCAGTGGGGCGCGGAGCTAACTAGATAATGGGAGCTACAGTTAGCATTACTTGAGCGACAAGCAAAGCTAGCTGTCCATCAGGAAAGTCGATAAATCATTGGAAGTTGaggcagagcagtcagaggacatcagaaattattttattattattattctttttaaaatatgaccCAGCTAAAAGCCCTGGACAGTCAACTGTGTCAAAGTGAATTGCACTCTGAAACTGTAGCAAAAAATACTAATTCTTGCAAAGTGTTGCTTTAATGTATGGAAACAGCTGGTCACAATAATTTGTTGTGGTCTCCGTACGTTGGGTACAATGTGCATGAGGAAAATATCACTGTATGCAGCAGTGCATCTGATTTGACCCAGtatgaatgcatcagtaatacCTCATCTCAAAATAATGAGACTGTGCACCCAAGAAGAACATTGCTGAGTGAATACAAGTGTCTGCAGGAGAGCTTTGATGTTGAGGTCAGATGCTTTCCTGTGGCCGGATactgaaaacagacatgacCAACACATTTCCTTTCACGCTCTAAAGGCGATGTCATCTATAGATCTTTCTTTACATCCTCTGTTAATAGTGAACTTATCTCTTACTCAGCTTTTTTTCACTCCCACCTTTCCCAAAGTACCATCCTAAATAGTAAATGCTTTTGCTCATTCTTTGTAAAGGTCAAGGACAAGGTCGTCGTGGTCATTATTGTacagaggaacaggaagttGCTCAGGACAGGGAAAGGTTGAACAGTCCAGAAATGTTCTGTATATATCAAGAAATCACATAATTCagtgaaatatactgtattttctgATAGTGAAGACCTTGTTCTTTCTACATAATTATGACAGTAATTATTATAGATAATAATCATAAAACCAAGTCAATCTAAACAAACCTCTGAAGCCATCccaaatgcaaaaaatgataaaacagttGAAATGATAACTCACTGTGTTATTTCTAGCCTTAACAGAGAATACCCAATACTAAGAAAGTGAAGCTGTCATGGAAAATAGTTTTGAGTCAGCCCTACATAGAAGAGCTCATAACACCAGAAGAACTTCCTGGGCTTACAGGACCAGACAgtatttttattgtgttcagCAAATAACTACAAGTCatattgtgtttcttttgtacTGCTGATCAAGTTTTCACACTGACTTCCAACCATCTACGTAGGCCTAGTTGTCacctatttatttattcatttattctttcacATAGGTAATTTGAAAAGTCTCTTTTGGTACAAATGGAAGATTTTGGACCAAGGGCTTTTGCCTTATAGGTTCTTTGCAGTCTTCagttttaagtattttaaatcATGAACTTAACTCTTAACCAAGTGTGAGGACTGAACTATAACTTTGCTACATTTGAAGTCACATCTATTATCTATCACACACTTTGAAGCCCCTCCAAGCATTGCTTTACAAGCATGTAGACTGAGTATACGACTGTGGATGTGAAAGCAAAGTGcattaaataaatcaaaggaTTCCTTAagcaacatgttttatgttagcTTTGAATTCAGTGACTCAGATATGCAGAAGGCTGCCAGCGCACAAGATACGGGTCTTGTAAAAAAGATAATCACTTGTGTGCacaagataacaaaaaaaaaagagaaaaaaaatctctcaggACTTCAGGGTCTGCAGAATCAGTATCtcatgtctttttatttattttttcctgttcaTTTCACTTCCAACGCATTTGCTCCTGCTCTTTCATGTTTTGGCATCCAAGGACACAACACCTATCCACTCCACCATGGTAATTTTAGAAGCCTCCTTCACATAAAAGACTGGTACTCATCAACTTTCATAGCTCTATTGCTGTCTGTTTTActgctctgtgcagtttttacCCAcctttagctcattgttttttattctggTGTTGCTTTATGTAAAAAGTGGGCAGCAGTTTCCAGTAGCCCACACAAATTACATGTGAACTTCCGCAGTCAAACATGCGGCGCCCCCACAGAGAGTCAGATATATTTCTCAGGGCTAGGCAGACCAAACACAGGATACTAGACTGACTAGATTGCTTGTGTTGAGCTGTCTCGGCCACCTGTGCAAGTATGTTAGCCATAACAGTTCGATAAGCTCAATGCTCACTGGTTTGCATTTAAGTAAGTAGAGGTCCACAGTTTACAATAAATTGCATGCGTACCTACACAGACATGCCGAAAATTGCAGAATTGAGATGCAGATGCAGAATTAAGTTTCCTGTAACGTTAAACCTTTTATTTAGTACGtaactttgcattttttgtttattatataCTGACCCTGAGTTTCAACTCAACACTGCCAGGTGAAATTAATGTGTGttgtaaatacagtatgttgtgttCAAGTAGAGAATGTGCTGTATTCTGGCATGAAGTATACTactaacacactcacagctttTGAGAGTGGTGGGTTTTAAATTTGTTGCCTCAACCACAGGTCTTCACATTTGCTGCATCTCAGTCCTACATGTGAAActtgtgtctctgctctcaacGTGAGAAACAACTTCCTGTCCAAGGTTGCCAAGAAACCTGCCTGAGATCAGGCTGAGAGCAGCTCATGAGAGTCTGCTGCTAAACAGGATGTGGTTTCAAATAGGTCAGCCGTGCGAGCGTTTTCAATAATTCATCTTGTCAAACTGGAACATTTTGTCAGCTGTAGAAAATCCCTGGGGGTCAGTTTTAGATAGTATCACTACTGAGCAGTTTTTCCATGAGTGGAtctcagttttatttgtctcatgcgcacacacaaggatgcacatgcacacactcgtACACACGGGTGACGCTACATACTTTCCCAACAATGGTTTCACACTATCCCAGGAAAAAGGTGTGAAAGAAGACTGATGTTTGTAAGCACGAATATGCGCAATGCAGGTTTCAGATTTCTCTTCAGAATCGGCTTTGCAGGTGTTTTATCAGGACCTCAAGCAGACAAACAATGCATTTTGGTGAGTAGCACTGAATGCTAACATAACAAGATCTCTACCTTTAACTGTACCTCACTGATACCATAGGCAGAATTCAACTCCACTGGGCACCTTTAAAGCTAGTGATGTCCTCTTGTGAAttagtttattttttacctTGAGTGACCACTTGTGTCATTGAAGACTGTCCTCACAAGAGAAACAACGGGCCATTTGTTgagacatttaaaatgacttgTGTGTAGGCTTCCtttgattgagtgtgtgtgtgtgtgtgtgtatgtgtgtgtgtgtggctgtcctCTGTCACAGAAGGTGCATGACATTGTTAGACAgccgttaaaaaaaaaaaacctcagtgaGGTTAGTTGTGCTTAGTTGTGCAAAGTACGTGTGGTCAACGCTGGAGACTGTGTCAAACTCGTGGCCCATAAACAGTCCGTGTTGGTTTCGAGCAAGCTCCAGCCGTGACCATGACCTTTCCCTAAACACGCGGTTCTTGCTTAGCTTAAAAGGTTTGCAGCTGAGATATAAGGGTAGTTCCGAAATGCTCCAGCAAATAAGCTTATTTTGTTCAAGTATTCACACAGTTCCTCTCCTTACCTCATTGTTATCTCATCGTTTATTTCCACTTCATCACTGTGCCAGGAAAAACTCAGCAATGACAtttaaaggtgtgttcagaGTTAACGTGAAGCTAATGGGTGCAGTGCAGTTAGAGAGTAAATGGACCACCGTAAATGGAAAGATGCAGGAAGGTGGGAAGAGCTGTGAATTCACTCTCGATGAAAGATTGAGTTGAAAATGTGACTGCTTTAGTGAAACACATGCACTGATCCTGAGCATTTAGGAAAATCAACTTCAAACATGAcaaagatgagaagaaaaaggagagaccGAAGAGTGAGACCGAGATCAGACTCAGTTTGAGCTGTcgccaaaaacacacagacagcagcacatgccacacagatgcacactgtGCATACATTGCTTGCTTGCTGAAGCTTAAGTCTGTGCTGCCAGTACACTGGCTGTAAATTCAGTCTGCACAGACTCGGGTTCCTTGGGTCCTACGTTCCTCAGCTCAATATCCTCTTAATATAACACATTAAGGAGATGTTATAAAAGGGTTTTATGTTGTTAGCAATACTTTTTCCCTTGGTCAGAAGTTCAGTGTGTGGTTTCCTGGGTCAAGATGTGGAAATCACCCACCTACAACTTGTAGCCTGTGGATGTTTTTCTCCCCAAAACAATGCCCTCAAattcaaatcaatcaaatgaaCCTGCATGGTTAATGCAAGGCAAAACAATTTGCTTCATGTTCTCTATCAAAACACTTGCAGAGAATAAAGACAAACATTGACTTTGTGTTGAACGGTGTTGCTTTACCTGAAATGTACACGAGGTCCCCATGAACTGTTCCAGCATGTCCATAGTGAGGCTCCACCATACTGGTCACAAATGTCCATTCATTTTTCCTCAGGTTGTAGCACTCCACCGTGTCTGTCAAAGTGATATTTGGAGAGATGTTTTGGGGTGTATTTTATTTAAGGATAAGTCTGTTTTACAGAGGCAAcacatttctctcaggagtcggtagagaccaaacacagagctatAAGAAAGTGTATAGTGGAATTACATTCAGCGGGTGGCCAGAAACAGGACTGCACTGATAAATTAAacgatgatgaaaatgaattcTCAGTTGCTCAGCTCAGTAGtaaaggagaagaacaagcGTTTGTTGCAGCTCACCTATCTCTCCTGAGGCATTCCTTCCTCCAACTGCAAACAGTTTCCCCTTGAGAGCGCTCAGGTGGAAGAACGTCCTCTTCTCGTTGAGTGAAGCAATCTGAAGCCACCTGTCAAAGCGCGGGTCATAGCGGTAGGCGCTGTCTATGGCTGTCTTACCCTTGGTGTCATAAGTGCTCTGGCCTGAGAAGTCAACAAGAAGCAGTTTTAGAGTGGCAAATGATATTAAAACCTGTTAGTAAATCATATGTATTTTCAGGAGAGTATTAATTTATGCTTCTAATTTTTGAAGAAGTTTTCTCTGTCATACTTGATGCATAATGTATCGTGACTTCACCTCCACTTTAACTTTActtataaattaaaaatgtgttgtttttgtgcactaGAATTTTCAAGATTGTGATTTTGCTTCTGTTAGGCCCCTATCCTGCAGTTTCCATGGTTCAAGGCTGATCATTAGGGTCCTTGGTTTGCCGTAAATATGCTTGTCACTGATTAAATTCCCATGTTTAATAAAGATGCAGTTTGAATTGACAGCTTGGTTCTCTGACCTCCAACAATAAAGAGGAAGCCGCCTAGAAGAGCCACACCATGCTGGTAACGTGGCACATCCATGGGCTTCAGGGCCCTCCAGTAGCCAGACTTTTCGTCATACAGCCGCAGCTCGCGGCTCACCACCAGTTGCTGTCGCATCACACCGCCCAGTGCCAGGATGTGGGTGGCTTCTGAGCGGATTTGTGTCCGCTCAGTTTGCAAAGCTGGCTGCATGAAAGGCATCATCTGGTAGTTGctggcctccagcagcaggttcacGCAGGCCGTCTCAGAGCGCATCATGGAgtctcctccctcttcatcaTCCTGGGAGATCTGAATGAGTTCACTGGGGCTCATCAATGGGAAGCGAATATGGCGCATCAAGGCATAGACAGAGGATCGGCGACTGGGGTGGTCGTGGTCCAGCCATCCTCTAGCGATGTGGTAGAGCTCCAGCTCGGAGAAGCCCTCGAGGGAGTTGCTGGCCAGAGCGTTGGCCATGCTGGtttcagagagctggaggtAGCGGCCACACTCTACCAGCGCTGAGAGGTTCTGGCTCACAAACTCACCTAGGTTACAACAAAGAGGACCACATTGATAGTTATGACCTTCCACTTTATTTCTGTTCTTGAACCAAAATGATGTTTGATGCACAAATTTTTAGTCTTCTTACTGTATATTGTTATAAGACTAAAGTTAGATAAATAATGCAGTGATGAATGGGTTGACTCGTTTTAGGGATTGCTGAGGATCTGAAGAGTTGAACAGTTGCAATACTGAAACTCTATGCTATTCCCACCTTCCACCTCATCTATGTATTTATACAGATTGAAGACAGGTTGTACTTCTGTTACTGTGCTCTCAGATCAGTTTCATTGCAGTCACCTATATTCTGCAGAACATCCTCCAGAAGCAAGTCTGTGGCGATGCGCTCCACCTCCACACAGTTATCAATGGTGATCTGCATCGTAGAAAATCACAGAAAGGCAGATGAATTAgatcaataaaataatgatCTGTTTCGTCCTGCACTACTTTTCCCtattttgcagctgcagcaatTAGCAATCACATACATACTGTAGGTCACTCATAAATGCCCAAGAGAGAGGGCATTAAAGGACAGTGAAGCACTCAGAGGGATCTGGCACCTTAATGAGCCAGACCTCCAGTGTAGCTGAATATAAAAACCTTCCACTAATGAACTGATGCAGCATGATAAGAGTGTGACATTACGCTGAAACAAAAGCTTCTCACCTCACTGCTCAGCAGCTGATTACAGAACCTCAGGACAGGCATGACTTGCAAGAAGTTTGCAGCCTCCAGTGTATCCTGGAGATTACCCATGTCGAGCCTGACTTTGGATGTGTAAATGAAGTCTATAATGTTCTTTAAACCCAACTTAGTGACCCCATGCAGCTTGatctctctcatctcctgcTCCCTCATGCCTCCTGAACAaggacaaagagacaaagacaaggtGAGTGAGTGATCTGGCATCATTTCAGTGGATTTGTGTTGTGCAGGCATTATGCCAAAGTGCACAGTCAGCAAGATACAAAGACATAGCTGACACTACAAAGCATGGCTGCTCATACAATGCAAAGATAATAAAAGTGCTGTAGTTAATATTGGTGTCAATGCAAATATCTTTAAAGCAGAAGGGAGAAAGAATGCCAAGAAgtccttcctctttctttgaCTATTTCTGACAAGCTGAGTGTGAGAGTGCTAAAATGGTCACATAAAACTTTGACAGTAGCAACTTCTTGACAAACTTTTTGCATCACTGGTAATGAGGATCTAAAAGTACCAAAGTTCATAACCCCACAGGGCCACTGGCATGGCTTTGGACTTGTTACCATATTGGATcttatgctgtgttttttccattAACCACTTGAATGACGTGGGTCTAGGGAtggctttgtctgtctgccagtcGGTCCTCTACTTcagtccagactaaaatatctcaataactTCAAGAGGGAATTCCATGAAATGTTGTACAGCCATTCATGGTTATTTGACCCAAACATAATATGAGGATTAATGTGTGTTAGAACTGGGAAACACTGGACCCTGGGAACAAAGATACACTCCCCTcagctgtaatttgtgtttggtgctgataagcaaatgttagcatattGACACACTtaactaagatggtgaaaatgattaaaattataTCTGTGAACTACATattgtgctgctgttctgtaAGGCTGCCTTACATACTAATGCACTTGTCACTGAGTGTATTTCGTCATGTTATTAACTTaatttttctttattgtctgCTTTCAGCCCCCCAAAAACAGAACAACTCACCGGTGAACATTGCCTTGAAATAGTCACTGGATGAAGCCATGATGACTCTGTGGACTGGGAAAGTTTCCTCGCTGTCCCCAGGAACCAAGACAACATCACAGAGAGTCTCATCAGCTCGAAAAGTATCAAATCCCTGCATAAAAAACAATGTCTGTCAAGAATAATTTGGTATGTTGCATTTTTACATCAGTAAATCAGTATCATAATAATGCTGGAGACTGGAGGCCTCTACTAGACTCTTCACTGCCTCTTCGCTCTGTTACCCATACCAATAAAAATCAAGttttaaccttgttaacatGCTGGAATGTTTTTTATATGCTACAAGACATGAAGTATCAGGAGTGAAATAAGCAGTCGATGCCATTGGTGAGCAGTTCCACCTGGGACCTGAAGTGGACCAATGGCAGCTTCAGACAGCCAGGATTTCATACATCACATACTTTCTATATCGTGATAGCGGAGTTAGGTAGGCAGCTGATATTATTTATTACCGTAACATTTCTAACATTATGATACAGTATATCAGCTCTGCATGAGACCCTGTACAACTCTCCCTCTTTGGAATTCttaatttcagaaaaaaagaaaccacagtGAGGTAGCTGTGGTACGAAAATGTAGGTGTAAAAACCTACATGAAGTGCCTTCAGTTTACTCCAGGCCAGAGGGCCGGTGTGCAGCTCCTGAACACTGAGGATGAGGGTGATGGAGCACCTTACATTACACCTTATTGCagaaattgatttaaaaaatgtagaatGACTTTCTCAGCTCTTTTAGAAGaactttcttttcttctatATTTGTAGCCCAAAATGAGTTCATGACCCTCAGTTTAGTTTAGTGTTAATAAGTCACAAATATACCTGCAATACAGCTGCTCCATGTTCAGCGCTACTGAACACCTTAGACAGCGGCCGAGGAGGGAGTTTGGGCTTGATGGCTTTGTCTGGGCATTTAGGAGGCATTTCCATGGGTGGGGGGAGAGGAGccggagctggagctgcagctggtggagaaggCCTGTCATCTATGAAATCCAAATGGAGAATAGATATTTAGAGATGAGGAAATATTAAAGTACATGGAACTGCTAAGCTACTGAAACCTATGGCTGCTTATTCCTCGAGTTGATACAGCTATGGCCCTGCTATTCTGTTCTTGTCAAGTCATAGAAAGATTAGAAGTA
Proteins encoded:
- the si:rp71-68n21.9 gene encoding kelch-like protein 9 codes for the protein MGGSGDDSGPGRLSRRLSRLGSRHQSRDPPRPPAQPERPPAPPDRPVPQDDRPSPPAAAPAPAPLPPPMEMPPKCPDKAIKPKLPPRPLSKVFSSAEHGAAVLQGFDTFRADETLCDVVLVPGDSEETFPVHRVIMASSSDYFKAMFTGGMREQEMREIKLHGVTKLGLKNIIDFIYTSKVRLDMGNLQDTLEAANFLQVMPVLRFCNQLLSSEITIDNCVEVERIATDLLLEDVLQNIGEFVSQNLSALVECGRYLQLSETSMANALASNSLEGFSELELYHIARGWLDHDHPSRRSSVYALMRHIRFPLMSPSELIQISQDDEEGGDSMMRSETACVNLLLEASNYQMMPFMQPALQTERTQIRSEATHILALGGVMRQQLVVSRELRLYDEKSGYWRALKPMDVPRYQHGVALLGGFLFIVGGQSTYDTKGKTAIDSAYRYDPRFDRWLQIASLNEKRTFFHLSALKGKLFAVGGRNASGEIDTVECYNLRKNEWTFVTSMVEPHYGHAGTVHGDLVYISGGITRDTFQKELWCYDPVTDTWSRRADMTELRGLHCMCTAGDRLYVMGGNHFRGCSDYDDVLGCEYYSPETDQWTVVAPMPRGQSDVGVTVFNGQIYVVGGYSWNSRCMVDIVQRYDPERDMWDRVFNVLEPLGGIRACTMTVHLPEGSVDEAQIQECPLPTAKSC